One Phycisphaera mikurensis NBRC 102666 DNA window includes the following coding sequences:
- a CDS encoding glycosyltransferase family 2 protein: protein MKLSVLICCADAADTLPAALASVTPWADEVLVVDSGSEDATPRIAADAGARVVEEPWRGYSEQKEFGITLTRNPWTFVLDGDEEADPVLQRELCSLGDGFERSVDLAWMRRKNYVFGRWVRAWSPDWQSRLFHRDRVSWTGHVLHDQREARRPGAVRRLRGHLLHKRVSTAGFEDYFSGARLDARLMMQARQMHAAGKRTRFFDLAVRPPATVFKQLVLKRGLLDGSFGWMMAQKTATTTQLKYAALRAVEMDAAREREAPRAQPGSSQG from the coding sequence ATGAAGCTGTCGGTCTTGATTTGTTGCGCCGACGCGGCGGACACGCTTCCCGCGGCGCTGGCGTCGGTGACGCCCTGGGCCGACGAGGTGCTGGTCGTGGATTCGGGCTCCGAGGACGCGACCCCGCGGATCGCCGCCGACGCGGGCGCCCGCGTGGTGGAGGAGCCGTGGCGGGGATACTCCGAGCAGAAGGAGTTCGGGATCACGCTGACGCGGAACCCCTGGACGTTCGTGCTCGACGGGGACGAGGAGGCGGATCCGGTGCTCCAGCGCGAGCTGTGCTCCCTCGGAGACGGCTTCGAGCGGTCGGTCGACCTTGCGTGGATGCGGCGGAAGAACTACGTCTTCGGGCGGTGGGTGCGGGCGTGGAGCCCCGACTGGCAGAGCCGGCTGTTCCACCGCGACCGGGTGAGCTGGACGGGGCACGTGCTGCACGACCAGCGGGAGGCGAGGCGCCCCGGGGCGGTCCGCCGGCTCAGGGGCCACCTGCTCCACAAGCGGGTGAGCACGGCCGGCTTCGAGGACTACTTCAGCGGAGCGCGGCTGGACGCGCGGCTGATGATGCAGGCGCGCCAGATGCACGCCGCGGGCAAGCGGACGCGCTTCTTCGACCTCGCGGTCCGGCCGCCGGCGACGGTCTTCAAGCAGCTGGTGCTCAAGCGGGGCCTCCTGGACGGCAGCTTCGGGTGGATGATGGCGCAGAAGACGGCGACGACGACGCAGCTCAAGTATGCGGCGCTTCGGGCGGTGGAGATGGATGCCGCCCGCGAGCGGGAGGCGCCCCGGGCGCAGCCTGGGTCTTCTCAGGGCTGA
- a CDS encoding serine hydrolase domain-containing protein, with protein sequence MSGLTRTRAIFEEGVAAGRHAGAQAVAFLGGEPVADEAFGSATRDGVMLWMSAGKPVTAVAVLAEVDAGRLGLDDEVASHLPGFERNGKAGTTIRHLLTHTSGFRAAVLDHPRTPWAEAVEAVNAARQEPRWSPGERAGYHVYTSWYTLGALLETASGLGVIEATEARALGPLGMRDCHCGMTPAAWAALHDAGRLVATLDTTQNPPADPGYAAEAWCTNPKPGANNRGPAAGLVRLYRMLLDEADPAGTLDGVRVLEPATAAAVSSRQREGLEDATFKATIDWGLGVAIDSKRHGRELVPYGFGPHASDGAFGHGGNQCAVGFADPAHGLAAAVVWDGMPGELAHQQRLHTTLAALYEDLGLA encoded by the coding sequence ATGAGCGGCTTGACCCGGACCCGGGCGATCTTCGAGGAAGGCGTGGCGGCGGGCCGGCACGCGGGGGCGCAGGCCGTCGCGTTCCTCGGGGGCGAGCCGGTGGCGGACGAGGCCTTCGGCTCCGCCACGCGCGACGGCGTGATGCTCTGGATGTCGGCGGGCAAGCCGGTGACCGCGGTGGCGGTGCTCGCGGAGGTGGACGCGGGGCGGCTGGGCCTCGACGACGAGGTGGCGTCGCACCTGCCCGGCTTCGAGCGCAACGGGAAGGCGGGCACGACGATCCGCCACCTGCTCACGCACACGTCCGGCTTCCGGGCGGCCGTGCTGGATCACCCGCGGACGCCGTGGGCGGAGGCCGTCGAGGCGGTGAACGCGGCGCGGCAGGAGCCGCGTTGGTCGCCCGGCGAGCGGGCCGGGTATCACGTGTACACGAGCTGGTACACGCTGGGGGCGCTCCTGGAGACGGCATCGGGCCTGGGCGTCATCGAGGCGACGGAGGCGCGGGCGCTGGGGCCGCTGGGCATGCGGGACTGCCACTGCGGGATGACGCCCGCAGCTTGGGCGGCGCTCCATGACGCCGGCCGGCTCGTCGCAACGCTGGACACCACCCAGAACCCGCCGGCGGATCCCGGCTACGCGGCCGAGGCCTGGTGCACGAACCCCAAGCCGGGCGCGAACAACCGCGGGCCCGCGGCGGGGCTGGTCCGGCTCTACCGGATGCTGCTGGACGAGGCCGACCCGGCCGGAACGCTCGACGGCGTCCGCGTGCTGGAACCGGCCACCGCCGCGGCCGTGTCCTCGCGCCAGCGGGAGGGCCTGGAGGACGCGACCTTCAAGGCGACGATCGACTGGGGCCTGGGCGTCGCCATCGACTCCAAGCGGCACGGCCGCGAGCTGGTGCCGTACGGCTTCGGGCCGCACGCCAGCGACGGGGCCTTCGGCCACGGCGGCAACCAGTGCGCGGTCGGCTTCGCCGATCCGGCGCACGGCCTCGCCGCCGCCGTCGTCTGGGACGGGATGCCCGGCGAGCTGGCCCACCAGCAGCGGCTGCACACGACGCTGGCCGCGCTCTACGAGGACCTCGGCCTCGCCTGA
- a CDS encoding small ribosomal subunit protein uS7, with the protein MGRGFTASETQLKPDPRHGDLVLSRFINCIMKDGKKTRAQRVVYGAFDLIDERLKEDAEKEAEAKKKAAEDKAAGKDVKPTNAQLTGTPEEEEGERSAITLFHEALENVRPNVEVRSRRVGGTNYQVPTQVSKKRAQSLAFRWIIDAVRSEKGRPTAQKLARELWDASHREGRAMSKRDQTHRMADANKAFAHFAW; encoded by the coding sequence ATGGGACGTGGATTCACCGCCTCCGAGACGCAGCTCAAGCCCGACCCCCGCCACGGCGACCTCGTGCTCAGCCGCTTCATCAACTGCATCATGAAGGACGGCAAGAAGACCCGCGCCCAGCGCGTGGTCTACGGCGCCTTCGACCTGATCGACGAGCGCCTCAAGGAGGACGCGGAGAAGGAGGCCGAGGCGAAGAAGAAGGCCGCGGAGGACAAGGCCGCCGGCAAGGACGTGAAGCCCACCAACGCCCAGCTCACCGGCACCCCCGAGGAGGAGGAGGGCGAGCGCTCGGCCATCACCCTCTTCCACGAGGCGCTCGAGAACGTGCGGCCCAACGTCGAGGTGCGCTCCCGCCGCGTCGGCGGAACCAACTACCAGGTCCCGACGCAGGTTTCCAAGAAGCGGGCCCAGAGCCTCGCTTTCCGCTGGATCATCGACGCCGTCCGCAGCGAGAAGGGCCGCCCCACCGCCCAGAAGCTCGCCCGGGAGCTTTGGGACGCTTCGCACCGCGAGGGCCGCGCCATGTCCAAGCGCGACCAGACCCACCGCATGGCCGACGCCAACAAGGCCTTCGCCCACTTCGCCTGGTGA
- the flgG gene encoding flagellar basal-body rod protein FlgG — translation MAINALHSAATGLTALSTEIDVIANNLANVNTVGFKGSRVNFEDLLYEHKRQPGVENAAGEVTPAGVQVGLGTRVSNTQYDFQQGASEVTGRPLDVMINGDGFFRVTLPGDQGGGEAFTRAGNFFRNVDGDVVLGNTQGNLLADGINIPEDAAEDAITVSADGTVGYTDAAGQTQQLGQIELHTFVNKAGLKSIGGNLYIATDASGPAIAGEPGSPGLGTMLDRHLELSNVDTVKELVGLIKSQRAFELNSQTIQAADEVLQVVGNLRR, via the coding sequence ATGGCCATCAACGCCCTCCACTCCGCCGCCACCGGCCTGACCGCACTCTCCACCGAGATCGACGTGATCGCCAACAACCTCGCCAACGTCAACACGGTGGGCTTCAAGGGCAGCCGCGTGAACTTCGAGGACCTGCTCTACGAGCACAAGCGGCAGCCGGGCGTGGAGAACGCCGCGGGCGAGGTGACGCCCGCGGGCGTGCAGGTCGGCTTGGGCACGCGCGTGAGCAACACGCAGTACGACTTCCAGCAGGGCGCGAGCGAGGTGACCGGCCGCCCGCTGGACGTCATGATCAACGGCGACGGCTTCTTCCGCGTGACGCTGCCCGGGGACCAGGGCGGCGGCGAGGCCTTCACCCGCGCGGGCAACTTCTTCCGCAACGTCGACGGCGACGTGGTGCTCGGCAACACGCAGGGCAACCTGCTCGCCGACGGGATCAACATCCCCGAAGACGCCGCCGAGGACGCCATCACGGTCTCCGCCGACGGCACCGTCGGCTACACGGACGCCGCGGGGCAGACCCAGCAGCTCGGCCAGATCGAGCTCCACACCTTCGTCAACAAGGCCGGCCTCAAGAGCATCGGCGGCAACCTGTACATCGCCACCGACGCCAGCGGGCCCGCCATCGCCGGAGAGCCCGGCAGCCCCGGCCTGGGCACGATGCTCGACCGGCACCTGGAGCTCTCCAACGTCGACACCGTCAAGGAGCTCGTCGGCCTGATCAAGAGCCAGCGGGCGTTCGAACTGAACAGCCAGACGATCCAGGCCGCCGACGAGGTCCTCCAGGTCGTCGGCAACCTCCGCCGCTGA
- a CDS encoding phosphoribosyl-AMP cyclohydrolase, translating to MQTNHMLPSTIACTLGVCLLATAASAEDHASHAIPEQDVLDVQKEWGEGIVAISKVHKEGGDYTARAEEHINELYAYDLGDVMFKPTLAAEDQFRETFEEALSYFVGTEGSEDKGFAISGWTDVRWESNGVYTDDNSATAMGNYFFKKADGSETKVEYTFGYVKDDDGNLKINLHHSSLPFDPSPIAE from the coding sequence ATGCAGACCAACCACATGCTCCCTTCCACGATCGCGTGCACCCTCGGCGTCTGCCTGCTGGCCACCGCCGCTTCCGCGGAGGATCACGCGTCGCACGCGATCCCGGAGCAGGACGTTCTGGACGTCCAGAAGGAGTGGGGCGAAGGCATCGTCGCCATCTCCAAGGTCCACAAGGAGGGCGGCGATTACACCGCCCGCGCCGAGGAGCACATCAACGAGCTCTACGCCTACGACCTCGGCGACGTGATGTTCAAGCCGACGCTTGCCGCTGAAGACCAGTTCCGCGAGACCTTCGAAGAGGCGCTGTCGTACTTCGTCGGCACCGAGGGCTCGGAAGACAAGGGCTTCGCCATCTCCGGCTGGACCGACGTCCGCTGGGAGAGCAACGGCGTTTACACGGACGACAACTCGGCCACCGCGATGGGCAACTACTTCTTCAAGAAGGCCGACGGATCGGAAACCAAGGTCGAGTACACCTTCGGCTACGTGAAAGACGACGACGGCAACCTCAAGATCAACCTGCACCACTCGTCGCTGCCCTTCGATCCCTCGCCGATCGCGGAGTGA
- a CDS encoding 30S ribosomal protein S1, producing MVDKNLIHSLSVEDDEADAMILEALGQKVADGDMEELLADTIGDFKPGSLIQGKIIGRAGDDFLVELGLKSEGILDKTEFDDHHDVEIGDTVEVFLESVEGQGGVVEVSKRKADRIRGWEVVTAEKGEGDTVEGKVLRKIKGGLLVEIGVPVFLPASQVDIRRPQDIGVFLGQTIEAQILKVDEVRRNIVISRRKLIEDRRTEMRKTLLEKIEVGDIVTGTVKNIADFGAFVDLGGIDGLLHITDMSWGRVNHPSDMVKNEQKIEVKILNIDHEKEKIALGLKQKDPSPWQNIERKYPVNTRITGEVTNIMTYGAFVKLEDGVEGLVHISEMSWTRRINHPTELVQIGEETEVVVLDINQEKQEISLGMKQTEVNPWELVADKYPPGTVITGKVRNLASYGAFVEIEPGIDGLLHVSDMSWTKKIAHPNELLKKGDEMKCVVLEVDRNKQRVALGTKQLEEDPWVEAIPGAYQPGMIVMGKVTKVTNFGVFVELEEDLEGLLHISELADHKVEAPTDVVSQGQELEVKILRVDLDERKIGLSLKRAQWTSDQDAQAARQERKANAGAGGGFGGGGGGLGGLGDGGALGTDKITFGNK from the coding sequence TTGGTTGACAAGAACCTGATCCACTCGCTCTCCGTCGAAGACGACGAAGCCGACGCCATGATCCTCGAGGCCCTGGGCCAGAAGGTCGCGGACGGCGACATGGAAGAGCTGCTCGCCGACACGATCGGCGACTTCAAGCCCGGCAGCCTCATCCAGGGCAAGATCATCGGCCGCGCCGGCGACGACTTCCTCGTCGAGCTGGGGCTCAAGAGCGAAGGCATCCTCGACAAGACCGAATTCGACGACCACCACGACGTGGAGATCGGCGACACCGTCGAGGTCTTCCTGGAGTCCGTTGAGGGTCAGGGCGGCGTGGTCGAGGTCTCGAAGCGCAAGGCCGACCGCATCCGCGGCTGGGAGGTCGTCACCGCCGAGAAGGGCGAGGGCGACACCGTCGAGGGCAAGGTCCTCCGCAAGATCAAGGGCGGGCTGCTCGTGGAGATCGGCGTGCCGGTCTTCCTGCCCGCCAGCCAGGTGGACATCCGCCGCCCGCAGGACATTGGCGTGTTCCTCGGCCAGACCATCGAGGCGCAGATCCTCAAGGTCGACGAGGTCCGCCGCAACATCGTCATCTCGCGGCGGAAGCTCATCGAAGACCGCCGCACCGAGATGCGGAAGACGCTCTTGGAGAAGATCGAGGTCGGCGACATCGTCACCGGCACGGTGAAGAACATCGCCGACTTCGGCGCCTTCGTCGACCTCGGCGGCATCGACGGCCTGCTGCACATCACCGACATGAGCTGGGGCCGGGTCAACCACCCCAGCGACATGGTGAAGAACGAGCAGAAGATCGAGGTCAAGATCCTCAACATCGACCACGAGAAGGAGAAGATCGCGCTGGGCCTGAAGCAGAAGGACCCGTCGCCGTGGCAGAACATTGAGCGGAAGTACCCGGTCAACACGCGGATCACCGGCGAGGTCACCAACATCATGACCTACGGCGCCTTCGTGAAGCTCGAGGACGGCGTCGAGGGCCTGGTGCACATCTCCGAGATGAGCTGGACCCGCCGCATCAACCACCCCACCGAGCTGGTGCAGATCGGCGAGGAGACCGAGGTCGTCGTCCTGGACATCAACCAGGAGAAGCAGGAGATCTCGCTCGGCATGAAGCAGACCGAGGTGAACCCCTGGGAGCTGGTCGCCGACAAGTACCCCCCCGGCACGGTCATCACCGGCAAGGTCCGCAACCTCGCCAGCTACGGCGCCTTCGTGGAGATCGAGCCGGGCATCGACGGCCTGCTGCACGTCAGCGACATGTCGTGGACCAAGAAGATCGCGCACCCCAACGAGCTTCTCAAGAAGGGCGACGAGATGAAGTGCGTGGTCCTGGAGGTCGACCGGAACAAGCAGCGGGTCGCCCTGGGCACCAAGCAGCTCGAAGAGGATCCGTGGGTGGAGGCCATCCCGGGCGCCTACCAGCCGGGCATGATCGTGATGGGCAAGGTGACCAAGGTGACGAACTTCGGCGTGTTCGTCGAGCTCGAGGAGGACCTCGAGGGCCTGCTGCACATCTCCGAGCTGGCCGACCACAAGGTCGAGGCCCCCACCGACGTCGTCAGCCAGGGCCAGGAGCTGGAGGTCAAGATCCTCCGGGTCGATCTGGACGAGCGGAAGATCGGGCTGTCGCTGAAGCGGGCCCAGTGGACCAGCGACCAGGACGCGCAGGCGGCTCGCCAGGAGCGCAAGGCCAACGCGGGGGCCGGCGGCGGCTTCGGCGGCGGCGGTGGCGGCCTCGGCGGCCTCGGCGATGGCGGGGCCCTGGGCACCGACAAGATCACCTTCGGCAACAAGTGA
- the flgA gene encoding flagellar basal body P-ring formation chaperone FlgA: MPSLSRGPVWLLPCLCVLVAAGAARGEAVLTLRPAAVVAGPTVRVSDVMELGGGAVETLGPVVVATAAGGSVSVTLDAVRVALAESGANLGRLRLRGVAACAVEVRNLPAPAAAPPTPAPVAAGSPAPAAGATPAPPAADPLGDRLRHRLAGWLGLSPDDHDDLRVTAAADDAALLARPADGTRFRVEPLGRPRLGRVSVRIEERDPEGALTLHTVSVETEREVLAAVATGPIRRGDTFSAANVALRAVTIGREPAGAEAPLRTLDGVLGAEAEVSLRPGTRLVPGHLARPALVDRGGHVTVRVAAGAIELVAEGFAEGDAALGEAVTVRLGEARGPRARTVDAVVTGANEVRVDRF; encoded by the coding sequence ATGCCCTCTCTCTCCCGCGGACCGGTTTGGCTGCTCCCGTGCTTGTGCGTGCTCGTCGCCGCGGGTGCCGCCCGCGGGGAGGCGGTGCTGACGCTCCGGCCGGCGGCGGTGGTGGCGGGGCCGACGGTCCGCGTGTCGGACGTGATGGAGCTCGGGGGCGGGGCGGTGGAGACCCTCGGGCCGGTGGTCGTCGCGACCGCCGCGGGCGGCTCCGTCTCGGTGACCCTGGACGCGGTGCGGGTGGCGCTGGCGGAGAGCGGGGCGAACCTGGGACGGCTCCGGCTGCGCGGGGTGGCGGCCTGCGCGGTGGAGGTGCGGAACCTGCCCGCCCCGGCCGCAGCGCCCCCGACGCCCGCCCCGGTCGCGGCGGGCTCGCCCGCTCCGGCGGCGGGGGCCACGCCCGCACCGCCGGCGGCGGATCCCCTCGGCGACCGCCTCCGCCACCGGCTCGCGGGCTGGCTCGGCCTGAGCCCCGACGACCACGACGACCTCCGCGTCACGGCCGCCGCCGACGACGCGGCGCTGCTTGCCCGGCCCGCGGACGGGACCCGCTTCCGTGTCGAGCCGCTGGGACGGCCCCGGCTGGGCCGCGTGAGCGTGCGGATCGAGGAGCGCGATCCCGAAGGCGCCCTCACGCTGCACACCGTCTCCGTGGAGACCGAGCGCGAGGTGCTCGCCGCCGTGGCCACCGGGCCGATCCGGCGTGGCGACACCTTCAGCGCCGCCAACGTGGCGTTGCGGGCCGTGACGATCGGCCGCGAGCCCGCCGGTGCGGAGGCCCCGCTCAGAACCCTCGACGGCGTGCTCGGCGCCGAAGCCGAGGTCTCGCTGCGGCCCGGCACCCGCCTGGTGCCCGGCCACCTCGCCCGGCCGGCGCTGGTCGATCGCGGCGGCCACGTGACCGTCCGCGTCGCCGCCGGCGCCATCGAACTCGTCGCCGAGGGCTTCGCCGAGGGCGACGCCGCGCTCGGCGAAGCGGTCACCGTCCGCCTGGGCGAAGCCCGCGGCCCCCGCGCCCGCACCGTGGATGCCGTCGTCACCGGGGCGAACGAGGTCCGGGTGGACCGGTTTTGA
- a CDS encoding flagellar hook-basal body protein, which yields MNYGLYLSAAGALTASHRQDVAANNLANVNTVGFKPQLAAAQARPPEAVEDLAPMRTSNQLLERLGGGTVVAASRVSLQAGPVVTTGNPLDAMLPQANAFFTVENTQTPGEPALTRDGRFLVSEAGELVNQAGARVLDDRGLPIRLPEGVPAQLEADGRVTAGGGLAGRLGVVEVAAADAAALRPIGGNRFALLGGAGTAAVAGPVLEVGATEGSASEPIRQLTSMLSAGKSASSNYRMIQNHDLLMDRAINTLARVA from the coding sequence GTGAACTACGGCCTGTACCTCTCCGCCGCCGGCGCCCTGACCGCCTCGCACCGCCAGGACGTCGCGGCGAACAACCTCGCCAACGTCAACACCGTCGGCTTCAAGCCGCAGCTCGCCGCCGCCCAGGCCCGGCCGCCCGAGGCCGTCGAGGACCTCGCCCCGATGCGCACCTCCAACCAGCTGCTCGAGCGCCTGGGCGGCGGCACAGTCGTCGCGGCGAGCCGCGTCTCGCTGCAGGCCGGCCCGGTCGTCACCACCGGCAACCCGCTCGACGCGATGCTGCCCCAAGCCAACGCCTTCTTCACCGTCGAGAACACGCAGACCCCCGGCGAGCCCGCCCTCACCCGCGACGGCCGCTTCCTCGTGAGCGAGGCCGGCGAGCTGGTGAACCAGGCCGGCGCTCGCGTGCTCGACGACCGCGGCCTGCCGATCCGCCTGCCCGAAGGCGTGCCCGCGCAGCTCGAGGCGGACGGCCGCGTGACCGCCGGCGGCGGCCTCGCCGGCCGCCTCGGCGTCGTCGAGGTCGCCGCCGCCGACGCCGCCGCGCTGCGGCCCATCGGCGGCAACCGCTTCGCGCTGCTCGGCGGCGCGGGCACCGCCGCGGTGGCCGGGCCCGTGCTCGAGGTCGGCGCCACCGAGGGCTCCGCCTCCGAGCCGATCCGCCAGCTCACCTCGATGCTGTCCGCCGGCAAGTCCGCCAGCTCCAACTACCGCATGATCCAGAACCACGACCTGCTCATGGACCGCGCGATCAACACGCTGGCGCGCGTCGCTTGA
- a CDS encoding flagellar basal body L-ring protein FlgH, which produces MKRLFPAVSALLLAATPAPASGQGLSEFAAAAEVVAPPPARLTPRIASPGRQTDLRAIHADVAQASWFAVTRPAPRTYGLHDLVTIVIREDLSTDFTSELEVEKASEWDGGVKQFPHFDLGDLLKLRINESAITPEIALDLEAERSFEGEGNYKRRDSMSARLTARVIDVKPNGTLVLEARKHLASDDEEVTLVATGTCRVDDITLDNTIFSTQLYDLHLTKQHHGELRRGTKKGPLTKLIDALFPF; this is translated from the coding sequence ATGAAGCGCCTCTTCCCCGCCGTTTCCGCGCTGCTCCTCGCGGCCACGCCCGCCCCCGCCTCCGGCCAGGGACTCTCCGAGTTCGCGGCCGCCGCGGAGGTGGTCGCCCCGCCGCCGGCCCGCTTGACGCCGCGGATCGCCAGCCCCGGCCGGCAGACCGACCTCCGGGCGATCCACGCCGACGTCGCGCAGGCGAGCTGGTTCGCGGTCACCCGCCCGGCGCCGCGGACCTACGGCCTCCACGACCTCGTGACGATCGTGATCCGCGAGGACCTCTCGACCGACTTCACGAGCGAGCTGGAGGTGGAGAAGGCCTCCGAGTGGGACGGCGGCGTGAAGCAGTTTCCCCACTTCGACCTGGGCGACCTCTTGAAGCTGCGCATCAACGAATCGGCCATCACGCCCGAGATCGCGCTCGACCTGGAGGCCGAGCGGAGCTTCGAGGGCGAGGGCAACTACAAGCGGCGCGACTCGATGTCGGCCCGGCTCACCGCCCGCGTGATCGACGTGAAACCCAACGGCACGCTCGTGCTCGAGGCCCGCAAGCACCTCGCCAGCGACGACGAGGAGGTCACCCTGGTGGCCACCGGCACCTGCCGCGTCGACGACATCACGCTGGACAACACGATCTTCTCGACGCAGCTCTACGACCTGCACCTCACCAAGCAGCACCACGGCGAGCTCCGCCGCGGGACCAAGAAGGGCCCGCTCACCAAGCTGATCGACGCGTTGTTCCCGTTCTAG
- the rpsL gene encoding 30S ribosomal protein S12, translating to MPTINQLVRNPRRTPTEKSKVRDLDQCPQRRGVCLQVKTVTPKKPNSALRKVARVRLSNGGEVTAYIGGEGHNLQEHSIVLVRGGRVRDLPGVRYHIVRGALDSLGVDGRKRGRSKYGVKKPKG from the coding sequence ATGCCGACCATCAACCAGCTCGTCCGCAACCCCCGCCGCACCCCGACCGAGAAGTCCAAGGTCCGCGACCTCGACCAGTGCCCGCAGCGCCGCGGCGTGTGCCTGCAGGTGAAGACGGTGACGCCCAAGAAGCCCAACTCCGCCCTCCGGAAGGTCGCCCGCGTGCGTCTGTCCAACGGCGGCGAGGTCACGGCTTACATCGGCGGCGAGGGCCACAACCTCCAGGAGCACTCGATCGTGCTCGTCCGCGGCGGCCGCGTCCGCGACCTGCCGGGCGTGCGGTACCACATCGTCCGCGGCGCCCTCGACTCGCTGGGCGTCGACGGCCGCAAGCGGGGCCGCAGCAAGTACGGCGTGAAGAAGCCCAAGGGGTGA